TGACGGTCATGCAGGCGCCGTTGAGCGCGATGCTGTCGCCGAGGCCGACGTCGTCGAGATACCCGTCGGGCACCGCAATGCTGAGTCTTTTGCCAAAGGAGGAGGAGGTGCCGAGGTCGTGGATGGCGGCGATGCGCCCCACGCCGGTGATGATTCCGGTGAACATCCGCGCATTTTCGCAGAGAACGAGGGGGGCTTCGGGCTAAACGTCAGAAGGCGTCTTTTCCGGCGATCCGGGCCACGATGCGCAGATCGGGTCCAAGCATGTCGACGGACCTGAATTCCAGGGGCAGAACCCCCGCCAGCGAGGTGAGCGGGCCGTCGGCGTGGATGTGGCTCGCGATGTCGAGCCCGCTGCCGATCAGCTTGGGCGCCAGGTACACCAGCAGCTCGTCGACGCAGCCTTCGCGCAGCATCGAGCCGTTGAGCTTGTGGCCCGACTCGACGTGCAGCTCGTTGACGCCGCGGGCTGCCAGGTCTTTCAGCATGGCGCCCAGGTCGACCTTGTCGTCGGCGTTGGGCAGGCAGGTGACGGTGGCGCCGCGTGCTTCCAGCGCCTCGGCTTTCTTCTCGTCCCGGCTGGCCGCGTAGATCCACACGGGGCGGCCTGCTATGAAGATGTGAGCGTCGGGCGGCGTTTGGAGCCGGCTGTCCACGACCACCAGGTGCGGTTGGCGCGGAGTCTCGACCAGGCGCACGTCCAGGCGCGGGTTGTCTTCGAGCACGGTTCCGACACCCGTCAGCACCGCGCTGGCGCGCGCTCGCCATGCATGGCCGTCGGCGCGCGCGGCTTGCGCCGTAATCCATTGGCTCACGCCGTTGTCGAGGCCGGTCTTGCCGTCGAGCGAGGCGGCCACCTTCATCCGGACCCAGGGCGTCTTGCGGACCATGCGGCTGAAGAAGCCGATGTTGAGTTCGCGCGCTTCCTCCGCGCCCGGCCCGATCTCGACATCGACGCCCGCGGCGCGCAGTCGCTCGAAACCCTGGCCGGCGACCAGCGGATTGGGGTCGGCCATCGACGCGACCACCCGGCCGATGCCGGCCGCGACCAGCGCATCGCAGCATGGGCCGGTGCGGCCATGGTGGGAGCAGGGCTCGAGGGTGACCCAGGCGGTTGCGCCGGCGACCGAATGGCCTCTCGTCGCCGCATCGCGCAGTGCCATGACTTCGGCATGAGGGCCGCCGACCTGTTGGGTGTGGCCTTGGCCGATCACAGTGCCGTTCGCGGAGACCAGGACGCAGCCGACGCGCGGATTGGGATCGGTCTCGGGTCCGGCCTGGCGCGCGAGATTCAGCGCCTGGATCATGAAATTGGGATTTTCTTTTGTCATTCTTTTGTTAAATCAAATCCATTTTGGAGCGTCAATTGAAATCAATTGAAAACAATTGACCGTTGATCCATTTGCTTTGACCGTTTGTCGTGCAATAGGCGGTCAATAAGATATTGAAAA
This is a stretch of genomic DNA from Variovorax paradoxus. It encodes these proteins:
- the ribD gene encoding bifunctional diaminohydroxyphosphoribosylaminopyrimidine deaminase/5-amino-6-(5-phosphoribosylamino)uracil reductase RibD translates to MTKENPNFMIQALNLARQAGPETDPNPRVGCVLVSANGTVIGQGHTQQVGGPHAEVMALRDAATRGHSVAGATAWVTLEPCSHHGRTGPCCDALVAAGIGRVVASMADPNPLVAGQGFERLRAAGVDVEIGPGAEEARELNIGFFSRMVRKTPWVRMKVAASLDGKTGLDNGVSQWITAQAARADGHAWRARASAVLTGVGTVLEDNPRLDVRLVETPRQPHLVVVDSRLQTPPDAHIFIAGRPVWIYAASRDEKKAEALEARGATVTCLPNADDKVDLGAMLKDLAARGVNELHVESGHKLNGSMLREGCVDELLVYLAPKLIGSGLDIASHIHADGPLTSLAGVLPLEFRSVDMLGPDLRIVARIAGKDAF